The following is a genomic window from Leishmania donovani BPK282A1 complete genome, chromosome 33.
GCGCCGCGGGGCGGTACAGCCTAGAGGCTGTCAACGAGTGCGTACGGCCGTTGCTGCAGCTCACCGACTACCCACTCACGGCCAGGCAGCTGTCGCACCTCTCCCACAGCATCAGCCCAGCAGTGCTGAAAAGCTCTTTGCGTGACCGGGCTGCGTGCAGGCACCTGCAGCTCTACCGCTCGCAAGACACTGATCTGCTGCTCGACTGGTCCAAGGAAGACttcctgcggcgccgctacGAGAGCGTGCACTTGTCATGGGAGCCGATGGATGTGATTTGCCGCCGCTTTGGCTGGACGCCGGACATGATGTCAGACCGTGACTATCTCCTATACTTCTCGGCCTTTCCCGATTACGTCGAGATGGCGGAGATGCAGACCACCGCGAAGGGGGAGCCAAAAGCGATCCCAATCGATGATCCCGTGGCGCGCGCCGCAGAAGACCCCATCCCGGCAagccgcctgctgctccgccgcaaGGCCTCCGTAGACGCCGAGCCGTCCCTCACCGAGTCCATTCGACTCATGGGCAGTCCCGCTCTGGCGACGCCGGCAAAGGGgaagaaggcgcagcggATGCGCCAGCACGGCGGTGACTCGGTGGCCGACTACTTTGGCGCTGTCGAGGCGACCGCGCGCGCTGTCGACGGAGACGAAACGGTGAAGCTGCAGCATGCCGCGGACAACGTTCCGCCTCTGCGCCAGGCGAGCCATCCTGGAGGCCGTACGATTCGTGAGTTCTCCATTCCAAAGTCACACCTCCCTGAGGCGCCCGAGGCGCCTCCTGCAATGCCAAGCGAGACGGACATGAGAAGCGAGGCGATCTTTGACCAAAAGAAGTTCGAGGAGCTTTCCAACGCGTACCACAACATCAAGGTAGAAAACTCGCTGCTACGCCGCCGCATGCTCGGGACAGACAGCGTTGACAAGGCGCAGGAGATGCAGAGCAAACTGGCGAGTGGCcgccgcgagcagctgcgcctggagcaggagctggagcgcatgCGCGAGTTGAAGCGCAACACACCGATATCGAAGAACGGTCCCAACTTTGCCGTGCCGCGCGGTCAGCCACAGTACCCGGAGGCGCCGGAGCACACGACGGAGTATTCAAAAAACGGGAACGCCGTCGAGGACATTGATGACGACGAGATCGAGCAGGCCTTGAAGGAGTTCAAGGAGAATGAAGCACTGCGGATGATGGAGAGGCGGCCGATGGCGACTGCGGCGCGGCCGGCCCCTTCGTCGTCTCCTGACCACGCCATCGCCACTACCACCtccgctgacgctgccgtcgacgaTGGCAGCGAGGAAGTGGAGGAAGTGATCGAGGTGGTAGAGGATGAGGATGAAGACCTGGTGGTGTCCGGCGAtgcggcgacggtggggCCGCAGACCGGCGCCCAGGACGACGTTCTGATcgcagagagcgaggcggaTGACTCAGCCAATGCGCACTACGGTGCGCCCACGGATGCGGCGGCCAATGAGTTATCAGAGAGAGGTGACCAGCATTGGCAGGATGAGCTGTCAGCCGCCGTTGAGCAGCACGAAGCCGAgatggaggagcaggagagtGATCTCACAGCTGCCTTCAACGACCCCCCTGCTaccacccccgcctctcGCTTAGAGCAGCTTGCTTCCCTGCACGATCGACTgtcctcggcggcggacCGCGCCCGTCGTTATGTGGCCACGGTGCAAAGCCGTCGGCAAGATGTATTGAAAAGGCTGGACTGCCAGTTGGCGGATGCCAACACGAAGGTGGAGCAGCTTGAGGATCAGCTGGCCGCTGTACAAGAAGAGCAGACCACGCTCCGAGACACACTGGCtcgcaaggaggcggagcgcaagGCCCTCGAGGTCGAGGCCCAACTGAAGGCGCAGCGGGAAAGGCGCTTGGCcgagctggagcagcagcgggagcaggcacgcctcgcgcaggaggcggcggcgagggcccTGGAACGGCAGAAGAAGGCCGAACGAGAGGCGctggagatggaggaggagctgcagcgcaagtTGAGGGAGGTGCAAGCGAAGCTGCGCGTTCTGCACGACGGCAACTCGGCTGCGAACaacaccgctgctgctggtacCCCTCACGCCTCGGCAGCTGAAGaactggaggcggaggaagctgcagaggaggagcacgcgGTGCCTGCCCAGGCAGGGAGTTCTCCTTCGCACTCACGCGCGCCTGAGTTGTCGGCACGCGTCACAGCCTCCGtgcgcactgctgccacgGAGGAGACGCCAAACGCTGTGGAAGGCGCCCACGACGCTTCCGCTACACCAGCGTCGAATGGCCAGTTCATGTGCACGCCGGAGCAGTACGATGGTCTGCATttggcggcggagcggctgaAGAGGGAGATTGCTGCATTGGAGGCCcagatggaggaggcgggtgaCGAGGATGATGAGACGCTGATGGCTGTCCTGGCAGCGTCGCGCTCTGATCTCGAAGAGCTGGAGGAGTGCATTGGCTCTGTGCAGGCAAACGCGCCGTGGGCTGCCACCCGTGATGCAAAGCGCGCTCGCGAGAAAGCCTTGTCCGCCGAGGTGGCGAACACCGACGCGCACCGGCTGCAGAGCCACATCGACAACCACCGCTTCCAGATCTCGCTCCTGGAgaagcgcctgcagcacgcctCGAAGAAGGCGGTGATCACGAAGCTGAAGGACCGTATTGTGCAGGCTCGCAAGTCCATTACTCATCTGCGCATGGAGCAGGACCGTCTGCGTCGCGCTGGCCGTGACTCTATGGGGTTGCCACAGTCGATGAGCATTGCGGAGACGCTCGCGCATGAGTtgaaggacgaggaggaggcgaagctggAGGTGTGCAAGGCTGCGGGTGAGGATAACTGCGGATCTCCTGTAGCCGCGAAGAGATCGGGCTTGGACTCCGACGCTCAGaccgccgacggcgatgagTCCTACGATGTCGTTTCAGACGCCACATCACCTGACCTCGTGGGGGAGTCGCAATCGGCAGCGCccgcgccatcggcgccCAACTCGGACGCTGAAAAGCTGCGCTTGCGGCTCGACAGCATGGTGAAGGACATCCAGCACCTTCAAGATAGCATTgaggcgcaggagcgcaCGACGGActacgacgacgacgagaccgaggtggtgctgcgcgaaATGAAGGACAAGCTGAGCCAGCTGCTCCGTCTGCGCGACCAAGTGCAACGGTCCTTGCTGGAGGAGTCAGTGAACAGCCCCGACACCGCTGGTAGGCCCACCCCCGTCATCCGTCCAGCTTCAGCTGCCGCCTCAGCTCCGCCGGTAGTCGCCCGAGGTAGCGCAGCCGTCCAGAGCGGCCCCTCGACTTCTCAGCACGGAAGACTTGACCGCGTGCCAATGGCATCCAAGAGGCTCCGGACCACTGCTCGCAGTTTTaccacgcagcgccatcttTAGAGAAGCttgagcggcggcagccgcgacgtCTGCAGGCTAAAAGAGCGTCACTTACCGCTTTAGCGCGTGCCTTCGGGACGGTGCacaccgcggctgctgttcGAGCCCGGAGTCTTTGTGCATTTCGAGCTCCTCTTGTGCAGCTGTCCGCTGGAATGAGAACAACGAAAACACAacctcttcccctcccatccccacccacccacacacacacacacacacagacacacaagcgaaaggaggagcgaaggacgccctcctcctcctccgtcttttggaggagggagagcgagagatggGGGAAAAGAGGGAACACCGTTGCTTTCCatagaagaaaaaaaggcgcCGTTGatgtgagtgcgtgtgcgcgcaccagGGCGTGCGCtcgtgcttttttttttcataaCCTCGACAGGCGCCTATATGTCTAGTAGGAGGGGCCCCCCCCGCACAGTAGTATCGAAGCCGGAGTCTCTCTATGCGTCTGTACGTGTGTGGGCGAACGACATCTCCCTTTACTGCACTCACGTGTTGGCTGTGCTGTGGGTCTTgagtgcatgcatgcatgcatggGTGCACGTGCATCTGTGCTGAGGGAggtcttctttttttctgtcttCGCACTTACTTGTTGATGAGTTACTATCATAGAGTGAATGTGTTCTTGTCTTtgtcgttgctgttgttgttgttctctctcttctttccctGTGAAGTCTGTGCTTTCATTAACGTAAGCGGGTCGCCTCCCCCATGCTCTATCCGTGTTGCTCGCCCCCTCGCCCTatgtctctctgtgcgctttCTGTGTCCCActtccttcttccctctGATTGTGTGTAggcgcgcgtgtatgcgtgtatgtgtgtgtgtgtgtgaaagaAGAAGGTTCTCGCAGAGGGGTCGCCTGCCTGAAGCGCATGCGTTTGCACCCTTCGTTTTGCACGTGTGCCTCTTCGAGGGGCCCTCGTTCGGGCTGTGGCAGGGCACCAGCCCTGCCCGTAATTCCAAAGGTGGCACACTGTGAGACAGATGTAACTACCCCATCGGCCCTGTCATCACATGGGCCGACGCACATGTGTGCTGCGCACGATTCCAAGGCCGTCTTCTTTCTTGGCAGGACCTTAGCGCCACAATTCATTTTGCCATTGCTTTCGACCTCGTCGTGCCCCTGTATAAACACGCAAGTACACCTTCGGACCTGtgggtgccgccgctcggCGTCACCTGAAGCGCCGTACCACTCCTTCGCGTGTTGGTCCCACTGGCTGTccgttctctccctcctttcccccttttcccttttttaTCCCTTCTTGTGCCGTGTGCTCTTTTTGCTGCCCACGCCCTGCCTCTTTCGTGGGTCACGcggtgtacgcgtgtgtgacCTGGCGTATGCGCtcgcgtgctgtgcgcgtcTATTCTGCGGGCACACCATCGCGGGAAGCAAAGGGATTGCGCACCCTCGCGATTCTTCTCTAGCtgagaaggaaagaggggggtTTCGTGCGTGCGTCCAGACACGTGGccgcctctttttctttccccACACGGTGAGAGCTGTCCCTTCCTCTCACACCtcaccacaccacacacacacacacacacacacacacaggcgcgcacacTGAGACTGCATCCACGGCCACAACGGAACACCTCACCGAAAGGAACGCTTTCACTACCCTCTTTGGCCAGATACGAGAATGCTGCGCTTTACTCATGCTATCCGGAAGAACCCGGTGGTGTTCAAGCAGGGACAGGGGATGTTCTCGCACCAGCTAAAGCGAATACTGAACAAGAAGTCGCTGCACAAGTACAACTGGGATCCGCTCCCGATGTACGACCCTCGCAAGCTTGTGCACGCCAACCGCTACGTGGACCACGACACCTACGAGGAGAAGTACGATCCGCACTGGGAGCACAACGCCCATCTCGTACCAGATCAGCAGTTCTACAACATCCCTGTCCCAAAGGAGTACAAGGACGCGTACTGGTGGCGTGACTTGCAGGCCCGCCGCGTTCAGTGCCCGACCGAGTGGGTGCACTTCCGCATGCATACCAAGGATAAGCTCAAGTATGACTTCCAGGATCTTGCCTTCCGCAAGAAGTTCGAGTACTCCTATGAGGATGTGGTTGCAAATGCCAAGGACATGCGCAGCTGAAACCCTCAAGAGTGAAGCTCGCTGGTTCTTGTGTCTCTGATGTTCACATTGCAAACAGCCGAGCCCTCCAGTGCAGTTTCTGCGTTTCTACTTCTCATCGGTCATGCGCACGGGAGGAAGGGGTCGAGCAGAGCAGCCCGTGGTATGAGTGTGAGTGTGTGAGAGGCAGCGTGGTttccgtttttctttgtcgTCTGTTGCTAGTGCTTCGACGCCcctcggtgctgcggctgccgcctccttagctgctgcggttgctgcggTCGGCTGTGAGAGGCCTGCACTTGGCCGCCATACTGGCTGGCTCACTTAGTTGGTTGACGtttggtggtgggaggggggggttATGGCTGTTTAGGTGGGGAATCGTtgaaggggtggggagcCCTGCTTGCTGAGCGTGTGCCTTCTACCACCTCACCCTTGCCCGCAAATGGTTGCTCATGCCAGCTAAGTCGCTCACACAGACAAGATCACTCACACTCAAGGATGCCACAGGGTCAAcaggaaggagggggtgcgtCAGTGGTGGAGTGAAGGGTGAGGCCCtccagggggggggggcgcccGTCAGGAAGAGTAAAGGAAAATGACGGTGGAGCTCCTCCTCACTGCATTTGCGTACATCACTGCGCATGCGGCTGACGTGCTCCTTTTAAATATAGTTCTCTCCCTGCTGCACCGACACCTCGTCACGCTTACGCTGGCGACGCGGGGCAGCTGGCATCGAAGAGGGGTGCGGATGCTGACGTCTTTCATTCATCGCGGGGTCATGTCTGCCACGATGCCCCCCTCCATACTCGTGGTTGTGCGTGCTCTGCTCGTGGCCCCACGTTTCCGCGTCTCTGTCCACCTCTATCTTCCTAACCCGTCGCATCACCCCGAAGTACAATCCGACGCTAAAACACGAAGACATAGACCTTCCCTCGTACGGGCCGGCGCGTTGCTCGCACCCGCTTCGTGCCTCGCCGCATCTTTAGCCGCGGCCCACTCGTTGTCGACCATGCTACCCAAACTCAACTTGGATGGCACGCtcagcacgcgcgcctccagTGTGCAGGAGCGgatgagagaggaggggcagccTGGGATGTACTCCCCCCGTATGGCATCCAGCCAAGCGCCGAAAGGACTCGGAGGCCCTTCCCACGCAGGTGGCGCATCCTCGACCCGCTTATCTTCCTCAGCGCCTTCTGCCCTAGGCCACACCaggtcgctgtcgccgccgcacctgtCCTCGCACGAAATATCACTCCTGGAGGAAGGGGTAATGGGCATCTCGGACCCGGAAATGGCAGCCATCCTCGCCTCCAAGTCGCATCACGGCTCGGGCGAGCGCTCTCCGTCGTTGGACAGACTCAGCGGGATGGGGCCAGGCGGTTACTCGACTTCGAGCAAGCGCCGAGCCGCACCTCTCACGACGTTGGCTGATCACCAGCAGGCGCGCCAAGCCATTCCTCAACACTCCAAGGACGGCGACACCGCAGCCTCGGAAAGATGCAACGATGATTGCTCCTCTGAAGGCTCTTCCCCCGTGCTGAGGGCGGCCTCTACCTCTCCCCAATGTGTGAAGCGCCGAGGGGCCTCTCCGTCGGCACTCTCGCATGCTTCAAACGAGTCCGCCCCCGCAGTTGCAGGCGCTAGTCTTGGTGCCGCGAGCTTGTCTGCGCCGACACAGAGCACCATCTCCATCATGACGGCCGAGCAGCTGTACATATTCGGAAAACCGTTCCAGGCCTACATGAGTGCCACCTCTACGCGACCCTCATCGACCGACACACAGGGGACGCTTGCAGCCACCAGCGCCAGTGGTGCCCCCGCTGCcaaggccgccgctgcctctggcACGCACATCGCAGCAACTTTCCACCACAACCCTTCACAATACATTTCCGCCCTCACCAGCCAAGGCGACTTTGTCGCGGTGGGTGACCGCACCGGGCGTGTCGTAGTGATGCGCCAGCGCGAGATGGCGGCTGGACCACGCCGCACTCTCCTCGACATCATTCAACGCAGTGGGGAggccgaagaggagggggctgctAAGCGTCACTCGTTAGCCACCTCCGCAGCCTCATCGTTGTTCTCCCCACCTCGCCACACGACGGCC
Proteins encoded in this region:
- a CDS encoding protein phosphatase 2A regulatory subunit, putative, encoding MTVELLLTAFAYITAHAADVLLLNIVLSLLHRHLVTLTLATRGSWHRRGVRMLTSFIHRGVMSATMPPSILVVVRALLVAPRFRVSVHLYLPNPSHHPEVQSDAKTRRHRPSLVRAGALLAPASCLAASLAAAHSLSTMLPKLNLDGTLSTRASSVQERMREEGQPGMYSPRMASSQAPKGLGGPSHAGGASSTRLSSSAPSALGHTRSLSPPHLSSHEISLLEEGVMGISDPEMAAILASKSHHGSGERSPSLDRLSGMGPGGYSTSSKRRAAPLTTLADHQQARQAIPQHSKDGDTAASERCNDDCSSEGSSPVLRAASTSPQCVKRRGASPSALSHASNESAPAVAGASLGAASLSAPTQSTISIMTAEQLYIFGKPFQAYMSATSTRPSSTDTQGTLAATSASGAPAAKAAAASGTHIAATFHHNPSQYISALTSQGDFVAVGDRTGRVVVMRQREMAAGPRRTLLDIIQRSGEAEEEGAAKRHSLATSAASSLFSPPRHTTALNHVRDPYDFYVAQQAYVPVIDTLNSVEVSPTVTALAFLPQSGPTTYLLAANEKVPKLYKIMSVRESVNPFRAVDKIGTKTIGPLTASSRTSTVAMKPVYRYAMHHEYNINSICPIAYSDQFATADDATVLLWCTEYPDTSIETQDLRSPYEDGPRETIRAVRNFPHEPFLFFVATSGGSVRVVDTRQTLRWGDQAAQAFINPPREEDEPFSNVTNSICDCALSPSGRYIAGRDFMSVCLWDIRMAGSGGARNAPATPRRQAPAARGGDGSPECSMVRRWALHPHLRDDLDTIYQSNLLFDKFDVQFLSSRQVCTGGFNNTLYTMDVEGTSADTASDIRTFQLLKTEGISEFRRTTVSAHRPGEDRISTGQGLGSRMTLMSRPCMSMSGACGMMVACGQAVLQLSYNGLSK